A DNA window from Parus major isolate Abel chromosome 9, Parus_major1.1, whole genome shotgun sequence contains the following coding sequences:
- the LOC117244869 gene encoding alpha-tectorin-like, which translates to MFGSEEMNELRVLVQDGTEESVVWHRKGNQSSLWKYGAITHTFPTQRKIKVIFEAVRGLTEFGDTALDNVRVRDGPCEAVPTPVPPIPTPTEPTPLPVTEAICSIHGDPHYNTFDKQRHDFMGTCTYTLSKLCDSNSSLPYFNVEAANEHRGGNTRVSYVQYVDIDVYGYRINLGQKRVVKVNGVSQVIPVTVVPGVSIFFSGQYVVVTTDFGLQVKFDGNHRAEITLPSTYMSKVCGICGNYNGQKTDDFLNPDGEMEANSTSLGNSWQVYNDSRCSPDHGHTPNCTADEKHMIQSNAYCGLITDPNGPFQNCHSVVDPQSYFEDCQYDLCELHLNNAALCESLQAYADVCQTAGVQLEPWRNTTFCRMYKRLLEITTCQEDITRIS; encoded by the exons ATGTTTGGATCAGAAGAGATGAATGAGCTGAGAGTGCTTGTCCAAGATGGCACAGAGGAGTCTGTGGTGTGGCATAGGAAGGGAAACCAGAGTTCCTTGTGGAAATATGGTGCCATCACTCACACTTTTCCAACACAGAGAAAGATAAAG GTAATTTTTGAGGCTGTTCGAGGACTGACAGAGTTTGGGGATACAGCACTGGACAATGTGAGAGTAAGGGATGGACCCTGTG AAGCTGTCCCTACACCTGTACCACCAATACCTACACCAACAGAACCTACACCACTTCCAGTGACAG AAGCTATTTGCAGTATACATGGGGATCCCCACTACAACACCTTTGACAAGCAGCGTCATGACTTCATGGGCACCTGTACCTACACCCTCTCCAAGCTGTGTGACAGCAACAGCTCTCTGCCCTACTTCAACGTGGAAGCAGCCAATGAGCACAGGGGAGGCAACACCCGTGTGTCCTATGTCCAGTATGTGGATATTGATGTCTATGGCTACAGGATCAACCTTGGTCAAAAAAGAGTTGTTAAG GTCAATGGAGTCAGCCAGGTGATCCCTGTGACCGTGGTCCCAGGTGTCAGTATTTTCTTCAGTGGGCAGTATGTTGTGGTTACTACTGACTTCGGGCTGCAAGTCAAATTTGATGGaaatcacagagcagaaatcactCTTCCTAGTACCTATATGTCTAAAGTCTGTGGAATATGTGGAAATTACAATGGGCAAAAAACAGATGACTTTCTCAACCCAGATGGAGAGATGGAAGCAAACTCAACCAGCCTTGGCAACAGTTGGCAAGTTTACAATGACTCCAG GTGTTCACCAGATCATGGCCATACTCCAAACTGCACTGCTGATGAAAAGCACATGATCCAAAGCAACGCATACTGTGGTTTGATCACAGATCCAAATGGTCCATTCCAGAACTGCCACTCAGTAGTTGATCCACAGAGTTATTTTGAAGATTGCCAGTATGATCTCTGTGAACTGCACTTGAACAATGCAGCCCTCTGTGAAAGCCTACAGGCTTATGCAGATGTGTGCCAAACTGCAGGAGTCCAGCTGGAACCATGGAGAAACACAACCTTTTGCCGTATGTATAAAAGATTGTTAGAAATTACCACTTGTCAGGAGGATATAACGAGGATTTCCTGA